One part of the Malus sylvestris chromosome 2, drMalSylv7.2, whole genome shotgun sequence genome encodes these proteins:
- the LOC126591793 gene encoding organelle RRM domain-containing protein 1, chloroplastic: MESLCPPAGVITSTRLSFKPPKTQSQTPTPNLRFPFSPTHNNPFNFPSFSFTSCTCFSVKTSCAASTSATASPSTSLPSSSASSDNRHWVVLMEAPPQGAAISRQLVIEYYVETLRTVLGNEKDAQMCIYDASWDTHFGFCCDIDEETSCKLARLPGVLLVKPDPDYVSQKKDYSPPNVKSSNMSSSRSGSALLFPLLNTKRWLVRMDKPSIGVVTKAQMVDYYAQILTKVLGNEKDAQMCIYHVSWQSNFGFCCELDEECAQEVAGVPGVLSVEPDKNWESENKDYGGSYLQNSTNLSTSGATSETAPTKTKKLFVTGLSFYTSEKTLRAAFEGYGELVEVKIIMDKISKRSKGYAFIEYTTEEAASVALKEMNGKIINGWMIVVDVAKTSPPRYSSRGQTRPAATR; encoded by the exons ATGGAGTCTCTCTGTCCCCCCGCAGGAGTAATCACATCCACAAGATTGTCATTCAAACCTCCCAAAACCCAGTCTCAGACCCCGACTCCCAACCTCCGATTCCCCTTCTCACCAACCCACAACAACCCTTTTAATTTCCCTTCATTTTCCTTCACTTCTTGCACTTGTTTCTCCGTTAAAACATCATGCGCTGCTTCAACTTCAGCGACAGCATCGCCTTCCACTTCTCTTCCTTCGTCTTCCGCTTCCAGCGACAACCGCCATTGGGTGGTGCTCATGGAGGCTCCTCCGCAAGGGGCGGCGATTTCCAGACAGCTAGTTATTGAATACTATGTCGAAACCCTTCGAACCGTTTTGGGCAA TGAGAAGGATGCTCAAATGTGTATATATGATGCTTCTTGGGATACCCATTTCGGGTTTTGTTGTGATATTGACGAAGAAACTTCCTGCAAGCTCGCAC GTTTACCGGGGGTTTTGTTGGTTAAGCCTGACCCGGATTATGTTTCTCAAAAGAAGGATTATAGTCCCCCAAATGTTAAGTCAAGTAATATGTCGTCCTCTCGAAGTGGAAGTGCTTTGTTGTTTCCTCTTTTGAATACAAAAAGGTGGCTTGTTAGAATGGATAAACCCAGCATTGGGGTTGTTACAAAGGCACAAATGGTGGATTATTATGCTCAAATACTAACAAAGGTCTTGGGGAA TGAGAAGGATGCGCAAATGTGTATTTATCATGTTTCCTGGCAATCTAACTTTGGGTTCTGTTGTGaacttgatgaagagtgtgcaCAGGAAGTTGCTG GTGTTCCTGGGGTTTTATCTGTTGAGCCTGACAAGAATTGGGAGTCGGAGAATAAAGATTATGGag GTAGTTATTTACAGAATTCTACCAATCTCTCAACTTCTGGAGCGACAAGTGAAACAGCCcccacaaaaacaaagaaactgTTTGTGACTG GCCTATCGTTTTATACATCCGAGAAAACCCTCCGTGCTGCATTTGAAGGCTATGGAGAGCTTGTTGAAG TTAAAATAATAATGGACAAAATTTCTAAAAGGTCCAAAGGTTATGCATTCATAGAATACACCACTGAGGAAGCTGCTAGTGTAGCTCTCAAAGAGATGAATGGCAAG ATCATAAATGGCTGGATGATAGTCGTTGACGTTGCCAAGACCAGCCCTCCAAGATACAGTAGCAGGGGCCAGACCAGACCAGCAGCAACCAGATGA